A region from the Leptospira ellinghausenii genome encodes:
- a CDS encoding lipocalin family protein, producing the protein MEGILPINQKWKQLCFYTLVITFFQCSPSFFPNEKNSSNLENPSLPLISVSLGSYLSPSRFDAYAEKNIDWNRFLGTWIEIKRIDNPFQSGLTNVSAEYSLREDGNIRVKNQGISSNGPTTIEGIALLPDPNFGKLKVSFLYPIFFGDYLILKIDRQGYQSALIGGPESNFLWVFSREKTISQSIETEYILYAQTIGYDTNRLQKF; encoded by the coding sequence ATGGAAGGGATTTTACCAATCAATCAAAAATGGAAACAATTGTGTTTCTATACTTTAGTCATAACATTCTTCCAATGTTCTCCGTCTTTTTTTCCAAATGAAAAGAACTCTTCTAATTTGGAAAACCCCTCTCTCCCACTAATTTCTGTTAGTTTAGGATCTTACCTATCCCCCTCTCGATTTGATGCCTATGCAGAAAAAAATATAGATTGGAATCGATTTTTGGGAACATGGATTGAGATCAAACGCATTGACAATCCATTCCAATCCGGACTCACCAATGTCTCAGCAGAATACTCACTGCGGGAAGATGGAAATATCCGAGTGAAAAACCAAGGAATATCCTCAAATGGCCCAACTACGATTGAAGGGATTGCCCTATTACCAGATCCAAATTTCGGAAAATTGAAGGTTAGTTTTTTATACCCAATTTTTTTTGGTGATTATTTGATTCTTAAAATTGACCGCCAAGGATACCAATCAGCCCTTATAGGTGGCCCAGAATCAAATTTTTTGTGGGTCTTTTCCAGGGAGAAAACAATTTCGCAATCAATCGAAACTGAATATATTTTGTATGCACAAACGATTGGTTATGATACCAACCGTTTGCAAAAATTCTAA
- a CDS encoding lysylphosphatidylglycerol synthase transmembrane domain-containing protein: MRKLIFGIIVSGIAIYFLQKNFDISEFKRLEGKVNWWIFPLLILSNLWAFIPFSIRWFHLLEEKITFTQSFTTAIIGVGLNMVLPARGGDLVRLLMNKRDSDLPLTHLLSRIFLEKVMDLGAVVVIGAGALFYMGLGQSKNLSLLLISVLVILAMLVGLILVKYFLINLQKLLCKCFSLIGKQSFYETKLDHHLVEFSEFLQGDKLIKPLAYSLPTWIFGYAISYYLAGMLIGMPIRFPEALLFMFLGGMGVAIPSAPSGIGVFHAAIISGFIILGRDPGEGLVYATVVHLTQFLITTILACFAYLHWRFLHKKIILNQ; this comes from the coding sequence ATGAGAAAATTAATTTTTGGAATCATCGTTTCGGGCATTGCCATTTATTTTTTACAAAAAAACTTTGATATCAGTGAATTCAAACGGTTAGAAGGGAAAGTCAATTGGTGGATTTTCCCACTCCTCATCCTTTCCAACCTTTGGGCCTTCATTCCATTTTCGATTCGTTGGTTCCATCTTTTAGAAGAAAAAATCACCTTCACTCAATCCTTCACTACTGCAATCATTGGAGTTGGATTGAATATGGTATTACCAGCTCGCGGTGGGGATTTGGTAAGACTACTTATGAACAAACGTGATTCGGATTTACCTCTCACTCATCTCTTAAGTCGAATTTTTTTAGAGAAAGTGATGGATTTGGGGGCCGTTGTGGTCATTGGTGCGGGTGCTCTTTTTTATATGGGACTTGGCCAATCAAAAAACCTTAGCCTATTACTCATATCGGTACTCGTTATCTTGGCTATGTTAGTTGGATTGATTTTAGTCAAATACTTCCTAATCAATCTACAAAAACTCTTATGCAAATGTTTTTCTCTGATTGGGAAACAATCCTTTTATGAAACAAAACTAGACCACCACCTTGTTGAGTTTTCAGAATTTTTGCAAGGTGACAAACTGATCAAACCTTTGGCCTATTCACTTCCAACATGGATTTTTGGTTATGCGATCTCTTATTACTTAGCTGGTATGCTCATCGGTATGCCGATACGGTTTCCTGAAGCCTTACTTTTTATGTTTTTAGGGGGAATGGGAGTGGCAATCCCCTCTGCTCCTTCTGGGATCGGAGTATTTCACGCGGCAATCATTTCAGGTTTTATCATTTTAGGAAGGGACCCAGGCGAAGGACTTGTGTATGCAACCGTTGTCCATCTAACACAGTTTCTCATCACAACCATTTTAGCTTGTTTTGCTTACCTTCATTGGCGTTTTTTGCATAAAAAAATAATACTAAATCAATAA
- a CDS encoding histidine triad nucleotide-binding protein gives MENCIFCKIIKGEIPAKKEYESDSIFVFHDITPQAPIHLLIIPKVHINSMNDIASLDPKVTNEIFQVIPKLAEKNGIHEKGYRLVNNCGSYGGQTVGHLHFHLLGGRHLQWPPG, from the coding sequence ATGGAAAACTGTATTTTTTGTAAAATCATTAAGGGTGAAATCCCTGCCAAAAAAGAATATGAATCCGATTCTATCTTTGTATTTCACGACATCACTCCCCAAGCTCCGATTCATTTACTCATCATTCCCAAAGTTCATATCAATAGTATGAATGACATTGCATCATTGGATCCAAAGGTGACTAATGAAATCTTCCAAGTGATTCCAAAACTTGCCGAAAAAAATGGAATCCATGAAAAGGGATACCGTCTTGTCAATAACTGTGGAAGTTATGGTGGCCAAACGGTTGGACACCTCCACTTCCATCTATTAGGTGGAAGGCATTTACAATGGCCACCGGGGTAA
- a CDS encoding ROK family protein — protein sequence MKQAIGVDIGGGSIRVSLFNEKGEELKSNHKKTPEHLDNDSFLSVLNEAIEPLAKESIGIGVGSPGPLNNETGVLLKSANMIGLNNLPIKSSLEAKFSLPVFYENDANCAALGEAIFGNYKDCESQLILTLGTGIGGGFVSKGKLYSGYLGNGIEIGHTTSVIGGALCGCGVNGCVESYFSTIGLLNRYFEKTNTKLTNAEVFFNLVKNGDLVAKDILEFGTKALAHAVRGAVHLLNPEAVVFVGGITKSYEIFGSALETEIRSTIFPVLNDRLQLGPGGNLSGTLGAASLVFAKEKN from the coding sequence TTGAAACAGGCAATTGGTGTTGATATTGGTGGTGGGAGTATCCGAGTTTCCCTCTTTAATGAAAAAGGGGAAGAACTGAAGTCTAATCACAAAAAAACACCTGAGCACTTAGACAATGATTCCTTTTTATCTGTTTTAAACGAAGCCATCGAACCTTTGGCAAAAGAAAGTATAGGAATCGGTGTTGGTTCCCCTGGCCCACTGAATAATGAAACAGGTGTTTTACTGAAAAGTGCCAATATGATTGGCCTTAATAACCTACCCATCAAATCATCCTTAGAAGCTAAGTTTTCTCTCCCCGTATTCTACGAAAATGATGCAAACTGTGCAGCATTAGGAGAAGCAATTTTTGGTAATTACAAAGATTGTGAGTCCCAACTGATCCTAACCTTAGGTACGGGAATTGGTGGAGGATTTGTTTCCAAGGGCAAATTGTATTCAGGGTATTTAGGCAATGGAATTGAAATTGGCCATACCACATCCGTCATTGGTGGAGCTTTATGTGGATGTGGAGTGAACGGTTGTGTTGAAAGTTATTTTTCCACAATCGGTTTACTCAATCGATATTTTGAAAAAACAAATACGAAACTCACCAATGCAGAAGTTTTTTTCAATTTGGTCAAAAATGGTGACTTAGTAGCAAAGGATATTTTAGAATTTGGAACCAAGGCACTTGCGCACGCAGTTCGCGGAGCAGTCCATCTACTCAATCCAGAAGCGGTAGTTTTTGTGGGTGGTATTACCAAGTCTTATGAAATTTTTGGAAGTGCATTGGAAACAGAAATCCGCTCCACCATCTTCCCTGTGTTAAATGATAGATTACAATTAGGACCTGGTGGCAATTTATCGGGTACGTTAGGTGCAGCGTCTCTAGTATTCGCAAAGGAGAAAAATTAA
- a CDS encoding ABC transporter ATP-binding protein: MLLRVHNLTKRFGNEEAVSSVSFDVNQGDYVAIIGPSGSGKTTLLSMLTGMLSPTEGDILYDQIKLSQISKQELAEIRARDLGLVFQFSELVGNLTIKENILLPALFTKKFSNDDYIRKCDYLIEHLKLGDIQNSLPRTLSGGQIQKAAIARSLINDPAILFADEPSGDLDPENSYLVQLLLNEYNKRNHSIILVTHDMKLAFDAQTVYEMKNGRFEQVIKGE, from the coding sequence ATGTTACTCCGTGTTCACAATCTCACCAAACGGTTTGGAAACGAAGAAGCCGTAAGTTCGGTCAGTTTCGATGTGAACCAAGGAGATTATGTGGCCATCATCGGTCCATCTGGTTCTGGAAAAACCACTCTACTTTCTATGTTAACGGGAATGTTGTCTCCGACGGAAGGGGACATTTTGTACGACCAAATCAAACTCTCTCAAATTTCCAAACAGGAACTAGCGGAAATTAGAGCACGTGATTTGGGACTTGTGTTTCAATTTTCAGAGTTAGTTGGAAACTTAACGATCAAAGAAAATATCCTACTCCCTGCTTTGTTTACTAAAAAATTTTCGAATGATGATTACATCCGTAAATGTGATTACCTCATCGAACACCTAAAATTAGGTGACATCCAAAATTCATTGCCTAGGACTTTGTCAGGTGGCCAAATCCAAAAGGCGGCCATTGCACGTTCTCTCATCAACGATCCTGCGATCCTCTTTGCGGACGAACCATCTGGAGATTTGGATCCGGAAAATAGTTATTTAGTCCAATTATTACTCAATGAATACAATAAACGAAATCATTCGATCATACTTGTCACACATGATATGAAACTTGCTTTTGATGCCCAAACCGTTTATGAAATGAAAAACGGAAGGTTCGAACAAGTGATCAAGGGCGAGTGA
- a CDS encoding ABC transporter permease, giving the protein MPISNTSYFPILVGKKESYANSVLEVIQLTYISFALRLLVRDRLYSLAYGLVGTLVFTFLVLAVRIHFHLYAGVSLTSIVSFDKSPQILFYATSFALMTLFFFHCLHSLGDIGVMMAVGGNRFGCILLHSLSLFFLFLPSFLLAVILNLGLLSPPPDFGLFAEVKSIFTCLVLFLFLGILVSFPTVGISTFIDPYQSIRRQK; this is encoded by the coding sequence ATGCCAATTTCGAATACTTCCTATTTTCCTATTTTGGTTGGTAAAAAAGAGTCTTACGCCAATTCTGTCCTGGAAGTGATACAACTCACCTACATTTCGTTTGCTCTTCGACTTCTCGTCAGAGATCGTCTCTATTCCTTGGCCTATGGCCTTGTAGGAACTCTTGTTTTTACTTTCCTCGTCCTAGCAGTCAGGATCCACTTCCATTTGTATGCGGGAGTGTCTCTTACTAGTATCGTTTCCTTTGACAAGTCTCCTCAGATTCTTTTTTACGCTACTAGCTTTGCACTCATGACTTTATTTTTCTTCCATTGCCTTCATTCCCTCGGTGATATCGGTGTGATGATGGCTGTCGGAGGCAATCGTTTTGGCTGTATCCTACTCCATTCTTTGTCCTTATTTTTCCTATTTTTACCAAGTTTCCTACTGGCGGTCATCCTGAATTTAGGACTTCTTTCCCCACCTCCCGACTTTGGTCTTTTTGCAGAAGTTAAATCCATTTTCACTTGTTTGGTGCTTTTTCTCTTTTTAGGAATCCTTGTCTCCTTTCCCACTGTTGGCATCAGTACCTTCATTGATCCTTACCAGTCCATACGGAGGCAAAAATAA
- a CDS encoding restriction endonuclease, which produces MAFFIFVGAAVILLGFLLTFVIGQRRDSYAKALSLATLGNFLDARALVREKLEEDHQNPYGHYVMAKIYAMENDPLNEAKHLEIIKKNNRYTKEIDPVTVSNRIAEIYYNKDFFEEAFFHYLDTLQVDRSNPIACIRLGFMALGQKEFKIAEHFFARIPEEKVNLTSYYIAKGVISGVTGGGKEREYFEKAYKIEKTPVSGFLYALSLSRENKHKDAVKTAIAISEQIEDEFVRFTLFQFLMTEAILMQNFPEALKYGRLCLEMAKLNAWQSEIIECSIHFAMITTYMGRYEDGAEYLIEAEAERMDDPDVIALANLKYRLERGTGTVESLTHEYDLTRELNLLSVNLFPNSRYFELSGMRSSKPFNIKGMVDENGKKLTSKLDMLGLDKFEKFIGLPGTNFKNQATRMVMSLGYRVTKEIANPEADGVNLLASSKEDVNKRALFRVRKWKDAKVSDVFLREMTNQMEEMGATKGYVIGNFDVTEAGKKIIAASNGALEMYSGDMFEDLLNKTM; this is translated from the coding sequence TTGGCATTTTTTATCTTTGTAGGAGCCGCAGTGATTTTACTTGGGTTTCTTTTGACCTTTGTCATTGGACAGAGGCGAGATAGTTATGCAAAAGCCTTAAGCCTTGCCACTTTAGGGAATTTTCTAGATGCAAGGGCCCTTGTTAGGGAAAAACTAGAAGAAGACCACCAAAATCCCTACGGTCATTACGTGATGGCAAAAATTTATGCCATGGAGAATGACCCACTCAACGAAGCAAAACACCTCGAAATCATCAAAAAAAATAACCGTTACACCAAGGAAATTGATCCTGTCACGGTTTCCAACCGGATTGCTGAGATTTATTATAACAAAGATTTTTTTGAAGAAGCGTTTTTCCATTACCTAGACACACTCCAGGTGGACAGATCCAATCCGATCGCTTGTATTCGTTTAGGTTTTATGGCACTTGGACAAAAAGAATTCAAAATTGCTGAGCATTTTTTTGCAAGGATCCCCGAAGAGAAGGTCAACCTCACATCGTATTATATTGCCAAAGGTGTGATCTCTGGTGTGACCGGGGGTGGAAAAGAAAGAGAATACTTTGAAAAAGCGTATAAAATTGAAAAAACTCCAGTTTCAGGATTTTTATACGCTCTATCACTTTCGAGGGAAAACAAACACAAAGATGCAGTCAAAACTGCCATCGCCATCAGCGAACAAATTGAAGATGAATTTGTGAGATTCACATTATTCCAATTTCTGATGACTGAAGCCATTCTCATGCAAAATTTTCCAGAAGCTTTAAAGTATGGGAGGTTATGTCTGGAAATGGCAAAACTCAATGCTTGGCAAAGCGAAATTATAGAGTGTAGCATACATTTTGCGATGATCACAACATACATGGGTCGGTATGAAGATGGAGCTGAATACTTAATTGAAGCTGAAGCAGAACGAATGGATGATCCCGATGTGATTGCATTAGCAAATTTAAAATACCGATTAGAACGAGGAACAGGAACGGTTGAATCCTTAACTCATGAATATGACCTAACACGTGAATTGAATTTATTATCTGTGAATCTATTTCCTAACTCTCGTTATTTTGAGTTAAGTGGGATGCGTTCCTCCAAACCTTTTAATATCAAAGGGATGGTGGATGAAAATGGAAAAAAACTTACATCCAAATTGGATATGTTGGGTCTCGATAAATTTGAAAAATTCATTGGTTTGCCAGGAACCAATTTTAAAAACCAAGCCACTCGGATGGTGATGAGTCTTGGTTACCGAGTCACTAAAGAAATTGCAAACCCCGAAGCTGATGGAGTCAATTTACTTGCTTCTTCCAAAGAAGATGTGAACAAACGAGCTCTCTTCCGAGTTCGTAAGTGGAAGGATGCAAAGGTTTCCGATGTTTTTTTAAGAGAGATGACAAACCAAATGGAAGAGATGGGTGCAACCAAAGGGTATGTGATTGGGAATTTTGATGTGACAGAAGCTGGTAAAAAAATCATCGCAGCTAGTAATGGAGCACTTGAGATGTATTCGGGGGATATGTTTGAGGATCTTCTCAACAAGACAATGTAA
- the ruvA gene encoding Holliday junction branch migration protein RuvA: protein MIASLRGKLLQLEIDRLVVEVSGVGYEVMIPFPLHLECKDKISSEIFLHTFHSITDRGQRLFGFSSKKDRELFELIKSLHGIGELTALKILSFFQADDLYQIAKADDKKTLEKIPKVKGKTSEKILFEIKQNLKKFEMFLNEGTPEFSIVDRETDLATLALIQLGFDEKTATKQVTDAKKTNPGLSASDIVKQVITGTK, encoded by the coding sequence ATGATCGCAAGTTTACGTGGAAAATTACTCCAATTAGAAATTGATCGTTTGGTGGTGGAAGTGTCTGGTGTGGGTTATGAAGTAATGATCCCTTTTCCTCTGCACTTAGAATGTAAGGATAAAATTTCTTCTGAAATTTTTTTACATACCTTCCATTCCATCACAGACCGTGGACAAAGGTTATTTGGATTTTCCTCAAAAAAAGACCGCGAATTATTTGAACTCATTAAATCCTTACACGGGATTGGAGAACTTACCGCATTAAAAATATTATCTTTTTTCCAAGCAGATGACCTTTACCAAATCGCAAAAGCCGATGACAAAAAAACTTTGGAAAAAATTCCAAAAGTAAAAGGGAAAACTTCTGAAAAGATTTTATTCGAAATCAAACAAAATCTAAAAAAATTTGAGATGTTTTTAAATGAAGGAACCCCTGAATTTAGTATCGTAGACCGAGAAACAGATTTAGCAACGCTTGCCCTCATCCAACTTGGTTTTGATGAAAAAACAGCAACCAAACAAGTGACCGATGCGAAAAAAACAAACCCTGGTTTGTCGGCATCCGATATCGTAAAACAAGTGATCACTGGGACCAAATAG